In a single window of the Salvelinus alpinus chromosome 15, SLU_Salpinus.1, whole genome shotgun sequence genome:
- the LOC139539846 gene encoding uncharacterized protein, protein MCVCVCVCVCVCRLNMNGPKRTWQQVKIKYKNILQNAVKKNTHRQGTGGGSPKADLTPAEDMALELNKGRPVLEGIPGGKETSIGSSQDATRFIQVSGSTVFLLEPPAQAPDDADPGEGPSAAATAHDGDDDEEETISLDSRRHEDPDAIQWENQPGNISSQAIRKMYGNHLRRQIELADIDIQYKKKKMENLALESEIKKRTIRKLDLEIKKLERELQEDDTAQNKN, encoded by the exons atgtgtgtgtgtgtgtgtgtgtgtgtgtgtgtgtgtagattaaacatgaacgggccaaaacggacatggcagcaggtcaaaatcaaatacaagaacattctgcagaatg cagtgaaaaagaatacccacagacaaggcacgggtggtgggtcaccaaaggctgaccttaccccagcagaggacatggccttggagctaaataaaggcaggcccgtcttagaggggatccctggggggaaagagacgagcataggttcctcccaagatgccacccgcttcattcaag tgtctggcagcactgtgttcctgttagagccaccagcacaagcaccagacgatgctgatcca ggtgaaggccccagtgcagcagcaacagcacatgatggagacgatgatgaggaggagaccatctctctggattccagaaggcatgag gacccagatgctatacagtgggaaaaccagcctggcaacata agctcacaagctatcagaaagatgtatggcaaccacctccggcgccaaatagaactggcagacatagacattcagtacaagaagaaaaagatggaaaatcttgcactggagtccgaaataaaaaagaggacaattaggaaactggaccttgaaataaaaaaacttgagagggag ctccaagaagatgacacagctcaaaataaaaattag